From the genome of Ardenticatenales bacterium:
CGTTTTTTGTGGCTACACCTAAACCCCTGATTAGATGAGGCAACCAAGAGGTTTTCTAGCCAGTTTTCTCGATAAACAAATCCATTCAGCTTGTGAGCAGGTGACTGATACTCCTTGCTCACTTTTGATCGCGGACAGTAAGGGCGAAAGTTGTGCAACAACGCCCACGCACGTGTCCTCAGGTCAGCCACTTGTAGATTCCCATGAAAATATCGTCCACCCGCTAGCCAGCGAGCCATAAGCCCCATGTGGCGGTCAAGCATATTGCTGGTACGGTGGGCTGTAGGATGGTCAAATGCGAGACAGTATTGGTCAGCTCGCTGACATAGTTTGTCTATGGCCTCGATTGCATAACCACTTAACTTGTCTCGATTGTGCATCACCCACTGCTGAAGCATGGTAATGCCCTGTTTGAAATCGGGACGACTTGTCGCCTGGTAGATACCCCACACTTGTTGTTTGATTTGGGTGTAGGTGTTACCCAATCGCTTGCATCGCCCCCGTATTTTGATGAAGGCATGTAAAAAGCACAGGATAATTGTGATGGCTGGAAACAGGGTCTGCCATGCCTTACTTGTCGCTGCCCATCCATCTACATTGACCGAATCGGGTTTGTAACTGGGGTTTAGCTGCTGTGCTTCTTCTTTGAATACCTCGTAAGCAGCGGTCAACCCTTCTGCATCGGCGCTCTGGGATACAGCCGCCCCCAGTACGCAATCCTGGGCTACTGTCGTGGCTACGTACCATTTGCCGCCATGGGCTTTGGCATGTTTTTCATCTGCTAACAGATCAGTTGGCAGCTTTTCTGCTTCTTTCACGGTCGTTCCCACTAGACTGAATCGACCAAACGACTCGGTAAGACGGTACCAATAGCTATCGTTGCGCCCAAACACGTAAGTCAACGCCCAATCGGGAACACCGAACTGCTTCAAGAAGAGCGCCTTCTCTACTTCTGTTACCGTTCCTACCAGATAAGGCAGCAGGTCGCATGGGGCAATGGTGTAGGCCAGCTTTTGCCCCGCTTCATTCTCTATCTGTAACCGAATGCGGCGCAAGTGTACTTCTGGCATTTTCTTCGATGGCCTTGTCCATCCGTGCAGTTTGTATCCGGCTTGCATAGCTGGTGGAAACAATTCGGGATGGCTTGCCATTTGTTGTTCAATGTAGGTTTTGGCTTGTTGTGGGTCGGTCATCGTTTCTTGGTACTCTTCGTACTGCATTGGAATCACAATCCGTCGTGATTCCCACCGAGCGTTGTTTTTGTCTGTGCTATACTTGCGTTGCTGAGGGATTGTTGGTTCTGTCACAAGCCCAACAATGCCTCAGTTTCCTTTCAGACACAAATTCCGTTTGAACTAGGAAATTTCTTTCCCTTTAGTTTTCCGTAAATGGGGTTTGAATTTTGGTGCTTCAAACCCGAAATCAGGCCTTTGCGAGCCGGATAGCTTCGTATCCAGGCGGCAAATGTGCCGTAACCGAAGCCTTCTTAGAAAGTTGGTTGGAAAGTGGCAGACCAACTTTTTTTAAATGCTTCATCAGGCGTCCATACGTCGGTTTGGCAGCTCTGTCCCAGAAGCCAGTCCGGATTGGCGGTAGGGTCGCCGCCAGATATTTCAATAGCGACCCGAAAATCATGGTCAGTGCCGGCAAGCGCGTGAGCGCGGTCGGGTGGTGGACATAATGCCGACCGCCGCTAGTAGACGGGGGACCAGACCTCAACCTTTATTTCAACGCTATCCTCAGCAACAAGCGTGTGCGTTTGCGTTGGTTGAGACGCTGGCAGGAGATTGTCCCCATGCTTTCGCGCCAATGGGCGCACCACTTCAGCCTGGTGGCGGCTGGGCGTTGGCCCCTTGTTGGAGGTTCGCGGCGGTATCTTGCCTGCTGTTTTGCCGAAGGTGCAGTTCTTGGCTAGCCGTACCACACAGTTATTCACCCCATGTCTAACCGCATCTACCAATGAAAATCCAGCATCAAAGAGGGCCAGGTCCGTCTCCGTCAGCTTTTTGCCGACCTGCTTGTACACCTTTTCCATCTCCGCGGATGGCGCGTTTTGACTCGTATCACCGCGGACCAGTAGTTCCAGGATGGCGACCCGTTGTTCTCCAACACGCCCTGTTGTCCCCATCATGCCAAATGGCACACCGGGCACCGCTTTGTGGGCATCTGAATCATACGTTTTGCTCTTCAGCCCTTTCACTCGTGCCCTTTTGTATGCCGTCATATCGACGGGTTTCAGCTGGTACCCTTGAATCACCGTTGCCTGCCATTGACCAGCCGCGTCTACTTGCTTTTTCAACTCGTCGAGCAACTCCGCCAGATTGAACTGACCGTACGTGATCGCTTTGGCTGCCCGACGACTCCTTGCGGCTCGTTCTGCCTCGTCATCAATGAATGTGCTCAAATACGGGTCGACCGCGGGCATGATGCCACCGCCTGATTCGACAAAGTATCCGCTGTACATCGCGCTGATGACATCACAGATTCCTAAATCAGTTCCTTTCGGCAGCGTGGCAACCATTTGCTCAATTGCTTGTTGCACCTGATAATTGATAGCTGTGGGCGTGTTGGTGTTAGTGTTCACATACGAATCATCCATCAACACGCCCTTTTTTGCACCCCCTATTTTCTCTCAGTTAGGGAAAACCAAAGTAATGTGACATTGTCGTACTACTATCGTCAGCGGCAGGTTCAGCATGCCCGTACCCCAGCGACGCCAGCCCCATCCCCACGCGCCTTGCCCGCGGCGGACTGGCTGCCGGCAGCCGCACCCCGAATGGTTAATGACGTGACATTCACCCATTCACAGATTAACTCTCTTTACGCGCCCGATTTCTGGGTCCGCGACATTCCTATCTACGGCAAAACCATCCTGGCCCCCATGGCCGGTTACTCTGACGTGCCCTACCGTGCCATTTGCCGCGCCTTTGGCTCCGCGATGCAGTATACCGAGTTCGTGGCCGTGGAGATGTTGCAAAGCGACCGCCCCAACAACCATTGGCGGCTGTTGGACCGGCGGCCGGATGAATCGCCGATGGTTTTCCAGATATTTGGCAGCGATGCCGGCAAAATTCTAAACGCGGCGCAGCGTATTGAGCAGTGGGGGCCGGACATTATCGACATCAATATGGGTTGCTCCACGCGCAAAGTGAGCGGGCGCGGCGCGGGCGTGGGCATGATGCGCGATCCACGCCTGGTGGCGGAGACGTTTCGCCTGCTGACGCAGCATCTTTCTTGCCCGGTGACAGGGAAGATTCGCCTCGGGTGGGAGGACCGGCGGAACTACCTGGAGATTGGCCGTATCATGGCGGACAATGGGGCGGC
Proteins encoded in this window:
- a CDS encoding tRNA-dihydrouridine synthase family protein, whose translation is MTLSYYYRQRQVQHARTPATPAPSPRALPAADWLPAAAPRMVNDVTFTHSQINSLYAPDFWVRDIPIYGKTILAPMAGYSDVPYRAICRAFGSAMQYTEFVAVEMLQSDRPNNHWRLLDRRPDESPMVFQIFGSDAGKILNAAQRIEQWGPDIIDINMGCSTRKVSGRGAGVGMMRDPRLVAETFRLLTQHLSCPVTGKIRLGWEDRRNYLEIGRIMADNGAALIAIHPRTKEQKYGGEADWSAIAALKQAVDVPVIGNGDVTESVHAAEMMAATGCDGVMIGRGAMGNPWIFAGIHRANLAFPEIAQTIRRHLAEMVAYYGEKHGLLKFRKHVSQYLGEIDALADLLPPLLLAHNVPAFLALLAEAEEVVAHSPTWHEEAA